One Setaria viridis chromosome 5, Setaria_viridis_v4.0, whole genome shotgun sequence genomic region harbors:
- the LOC117859037 gene encoding zinc finger CCCH domain-containing protein 11 — protein sequence MPPKKAAPSKAELAKKQKVVEDKTFGLKNKNKSKNVQKYVQSLHQAVQPKPDPTKTAAKKKKEEEKAREKELNDLFKVAVSQPKVPVGVDPKSIVCEFFKVGQCQKGFKCKFSHDLNVQRKGEKIDIYTDKRDAETMEDWDQETLEKVVESKRTEYQQNKPTDIVCKYFLDAVEKKQYGWFWVCPNGGKDCHYRHALPPGYVLKSQMKALLEEESDKIAIEDEIEDQRKKTKTTTPMTTELFMEWKRKKAEEREAGQAALKAERAKNDRMSGRELFMADASVFVDDAEAYEVYEREEESEANEESSKKSQDAGPSSSTSNGKEVEELDDEDIDIDDDLDIDELNELEASLSRASIQIREPGEGASS from the exons ATGCCGCCGAAGAAGGCCGCCCCGTCGAAGGCGGAGCTGGCCAAGAAGCAGAAGGTCGTGGAGGACAAGACCTTCGGgctcaagaacaagaacaagagcaaGAACGTCCAGAAGTACGTCCAGTCCCTGCACCAGGCCGTCCAGCCCAAGCCCGACCCGACCAAGACCGCCGCCAAG aaaaagaaggaggaggagaaggcgcgCGAGAAGGAGCTCAATGATCTGTTCAAGGTCGCCGTCAGCCAGCCCAAGGTCCCAGTTG GTGTTGATCCCAAGTCAATAGTGTGCGAGTTCTTCAAGGTTGGCCAGTGCCAGAAGGGTTTTAAATGCAAATTCTCACATGACCTGAATGTCCAGAGGAAGGGTGAGAAGATTGATATCTACACAGACAAGCGTGATGCAG AAACTATGGAGGACTGGGATCAGGAAACTTTGGAGAAGGTTGTTGAATCGAAAAGGACAGAGTATCAGCAGAACAAGCCTACTGATATT GTCTGCAAGTACTTTCTTGATGCCGTGGAGAAGAAACAGTATGGATGGTTTTGGGTTTGCCCAAATGGTGGTAAGGATTGCCACTACAGGCATGCCCTTCCACCTGGATATGTGCTAAAATCCCAAATGAAGGCCTTACTGGAGGAAGAGAGTGATAAGATAGCCATTGAAGATGAGATTGAAGATCAG CGTAAAAAGACAAAGACTACCACCCCTATGACCACAGAATTGTTCAtggaatggaagagaaagaaggcAGAAGAAAGAGAAGCTGGCCAAGCTGCCTTGAAGGCAGAGAGGGCTAAGAATGATCGCATGAG TGGTCGTGAGTTGTTCATGGCTGATGCAAGTGTGTTCGTTGACGATGCGGAAGCATATGAAGTCTATGAGAGAGAGGAAGAGTCTGAGGCCAACGAAGAATCG AGCAAGAAAAGTCAGGATGCAGGTCCAAGTTCATCAACTTCTAATGGCAAGGAGGTTGAGGAACTAGATGACGAAGATATCGATATTGATGATGACTTGGACATTGATGAATTAAATGAACTTGAAGCAAGCCTGTCGAGAGCGTCCATCCAAATCCGAGAGCCTGGCGAGGGAGCATCATCCTGA
- the LOC117858030 gene encoding interactor of constitutive active ROPs 2, chloroplastic isoform X1: MLSLNKMHFLKLYTSSNSSRNGSVEHPTRTSSQGSNKAGRTGRLAESPTGLSLKVDRRSPMSAEREKRRPPTTKLSELESQLSQLQDELKKAKEQLHSSEVSRKRALQEADDARAQAAAASAQVRNSEAQLAELSSAEEARLLELRRLSQERDRSWQSELEALQKQHAADSAALAAAMGEVHRLRVQLAAAARADHRQDVVEALATIDELRVKLKASEEAEAQARAMHEECKQQLEASRATIDSLLTDGSKLMDSFSLVVKELEESRAKAKALEEEIAEASSRAASERCNCSGSEAAELRSELEAAEARYQEEKILSTVETQCAYELMDQIKTESDLRHGKLAAALESAKSEVIFLKASLFDKESELRRALDANQKLQAEARADTSADALKEQLQGALQENGQLKQELRQYESEKGSATARTPEADAAEAAKKGEMETELRRLRVQAEQWRKAAETAMALLTVGKGGNGKVVERSESWEGGKYAGLCEDLEDDAAARKNGNVLRRISGMWKK; encoded by the exons ATGCTATCCTTGAACAAAATGCATTTTCTCAAGTTGTATACCAGCAGCAACAGCTCCAG GAATGGCTCCGTGGAACACCCCACTCGGACGTCCTCCCAGGGAAGCAACAAGGCCGGCCGGACGGGGAGGCTGGCCGAGTCGCCCACCGGACTCAGCCTCAAGGTCGACCGCCGCTCGCCGATGAGCGCCGAGAGAGAG AAAAGGAGGCCACCGACGACGAAGCTGTCAGAGCTGGAGTCCCAGCTGTCGCAGCTGCAAGACGAGCTCAAGAAGGCCAAGGAGCAGCTCCACTCCTCCGAGGTCTCCAGGAAGCGGGCCCTGCAGGAGGCCGACGACGCCAGGGCccaggccgccgcggcgtccgcgCAGGTGCGCAACTCCGAGGCCCAGCTCGCCGAGCTCTCGTCCGCCGAGGAAGCCCGCCTCCTGGAGCTGCGCCGGCTGTCGCAGGAGCGCGACCGGTCGTGGCAGTCGGAGCTGGAGGCCCTGCAGAAGCAGCACGCCGCGGACTCGGCCGCGCTGGCCGCGGCCATGGGCGAGGTGCACCGCCTCCGCgtgcagctcgccgccgcggcgcgcgccgacCACCGGCAGGACGTGGTGGAGGCGCTGGCCACCATCGACGAGCTCAGGGTCAAGCTCAAGGCGAGCGAGGAGGCCGAGGCGCAGGCGCGCGCCATGCACGAGGAGTGCAAGCAGCAGCTGGAGGCGAGCCGGGCTACGATCGACTCGCTGCTGACCGACGGCTCCAAGCTGATGGACTCCTTCAGCCTCGTGGTCAAGGAGCTCGAGGAGTCGCGCGCCAAGGCCAAGGCTCTCGAGGAGGAGATCGCCGAGGCGTCGTCAAGAGCCGCCAGCGAGCGCTGCAACTGCTCGGGCTCGGAAGCCGCCGAGCTGAGGTCGGAGTTGGAGGCCGCGGAGGCCAGGTATCAAGAAGAGAAGATCCTTAGCACCGTGGAGACGCAGTGCGCGtacgagctcatggaccagatAAAGACTGAATCCGACCTGCGGCACGGCAAGCTCGCCGCGGCACTCGAGAGCGCCAAGTCCGAGGTCATCTTCCTCAAGGCGAGCCTGTTCGACAAGGAGTCCGAGCTACGGCGCGCCCTGGACGCGAACCAGAAGCTGCAGGCCGAGGCGAGAGCGGACACGTCGGCAGACGCGCTGAAAGAGCAGCTGCAGGGCGCGCTGCAGGAGAACGGGCAGCTGAAGCAGGAGCTACGCCAGTACGAGTCCGAGAAGGGCtccgcgacggcgaggacgccggaggccgacgcggcggaggcggcgaagaAAGGGGAGATGGAGACCGAGCTCCGCCGCCTGCGGGTGCAGGCCGAGCAGTGGCGGAAGGCCGCGGAGACGGCCATGGCGCTGCTGACGGTGGGCAAGGGCGGGAACGGCAAGGTCGTGGAGCGGAGCGAGTCGTGGGAGGGCGGCAAGTACGCGGGCCTGTGCGAGGACTTggaggacgacgcggcggcgaggaagaacGGCAACGTGCTGAGGAGGATCAGCGGGATGTGGAAGAAATGA
- the LOC117856070 gene encoding nuclear transcription factor Y subunit B-3: protein MADDGGSHEGGGGGGVREQDRFLPIANISRIMKKAVPANGKIAKDAKETLQECVSEFISFVTSEASDKCQKEKRKTINGDDLLWAMATLGFEDYVDPLKIYLQKYREMEGDSKLSTKAGEGSVKKDAISPHGGTSSSSNQLVQHGVYNQGMGYMQPQYHNGDT from the exons ATGGCGGACGACGGCGGGAGccacgagggcggcggcggcggaggcgtccgGGAGCAGGACCGGTTCCTGCCCATCGCCAACATCAGCCGGATCATGAAGAAGGCCGTCCCGGCAAACGGCAAGATCGCCAAGGACGCCAAGGAGACCCTGCAGGAGTGCGTCTCCGAGTTCATCTCCTTCGTCACCAGCGA GGCCAGCGACAAGTGCCAGAAGGAGAAGCGCAAGACCATCAACGGGGACGATCTGCTCTGGGCGATGGCCACGCTCGGATTCGAGGATTACGTCGACCCCCTCAAGATCTACCTACAAAAGTATCGAGAG ATGGAG GGTGACAGTAAGTTGTCTACAAAAGCTGGTGAGGGCTCTGTAAAGAAGGATGCAATTAGTCCCCATGGTGGCACCAGTAGCTCAAGTAACCAG TTGGTTCAGCATGGAGTTTACAACCAAGGGATGGGCTACATGCAACCACAG TATCACAATGGGGATACCTGA
- the LOC117858843 gene encoding small ribosomal subunit protein uS12 translates to MGKTRGMGAGRKLKTHRRNQRWADKAYKKSHLGNEWKKPFAGSSHAKGIVLEKIGIEAKQPNSAIRKCARVQLVKNGKKIAAFVPNDGCLNYIEENDEVLIAGFGRKGHAVGDIPGVRFKVVKVSGVSLLALFKEKKEKPRS, encoded by the exons ATGGG GAAGACACGTGGTATGGGAGCTGGGCGCAAGCTCAAGACCCACCGCAGGAACCAAAGGTGGGCTGACAAGGCATACAAAAAGAGCCATTTGGGCAATGAGTGGAAGAAACCCTTTGCTGGGTCATCTCATGCCAAGGGCATCGTTCTGGAGAAGAT TGGTATTGAGGCCAAACAGCCAAACTCTGCTATCCGTAAGTGTGCTCGTGTTCAGCTTGTGAAGAATGGCAAGAAGATTGCTGCCTTCGTGCCAAATGATGGTTGCTTGAACTACATTGAGGAAAAT GATGAGGTGTTGATTGCTGGGTTCGGTCGTAAGGGTCATGCTGTGGGAGATATTCCTGGTGTCCGGTTCAAGGTTGTCAAGGTCTCGGGCGTGTCTCTGCTTGCCCTTttcaaggagaagaaggagaagccAAGGTCTTAG
- the LOC117858030 gene encoding interactor of constitutive active ROPs 2, chloroplastic isoform X2, translated as MQAAARARNGSVEHPTRTSSQGSNKAGRTGRLAESPTGLSLKVDRRSPMSAEREKRRPPTTKLSELESQLSQLQDELKKAKEQLHSSEVSRKRALQEADDARAQAAAASAQVRNSEAQLAELSSAEEARLLELRRLSQERDRSWQSELEALQKQHAADSAALAAAMGEVHRLRVQLAAAARADHRQDVVEALATIDELRVKLKASEEAEAQARAMHEECKQQLEASRATIDSLLTDGSKLMDSFSLVVKELEESRAKAKALEEEIAEASSRAASERCNCSGSEAAELRSELEAAEARYQEEKILSTVETQCAYELMDQIKTESDLRHGKLAAALESAKSEVIFLKASLFDKESELRRALDANQKLQAEARADTSADALKEQLQGALQENGQLKQELRQYESEKGSATARTPEADAAEAAKKGEMETELRRLRVQAEQWRKAAETAMALLTVGKGGNGKVVERSESWEGGKYAGLCEDLEDDAAARKNGNVLRRISGMWKK; from the exons ATGCAGGCGGCGGCCAGGGCAAG GAATGGCTCCGTGGAACACCCCACTCGGACGTCCTCCCAGGGAAGCAACAAGGCCGGCCGGACGGGGAGGCTGGCCGAGTCGCCCACCGGACTCAGCCTCAAGGTCGACCGCCGCTCGCCGATGAGCGCCGAGAGAGAG AAAAGGAGGCCACCGACGACGAAGCTGTCAGAGCTGGAGTCCCAGCTGTCGCAGCTGCAAGACGAGCTCAAGAAGGCCAAGGAGCAGCTCCACTCCTCCGAGGTCTCCAGGAAGCGGGCCCTGCAGGAGGCCGACGACGCCAGGGCccaggccgccgcggcgtccgcgCAGGTGCGCAACTCCGAGGCCCAGCTCGCCGAGCTCTCGTCCGCCGAGGAAGCCCGCCTCCTGGAGCTGCGCCGGCTGTCGCAGGAGCGCGACCGGTCGTGGCAGTCGGAGCTGGAGGCCCTGCAGAAGCAGCACGCCGCGGACTCGGCCGCGCTGGCCGCGGCCATGGGCGAGGTGCACCGCCTCCGCgtgcagctcgccgccgcggcgcgcgccgacCACCGGCAGGACGTGGTGGAGGCGCTGGCCACCATCGACGAGCTCAGGGTCAAGCTCAAGGCGAGCGAGGAGGCCGAGGCGCAGGCGCGCGCCATGCACGAGGAGTGCAAGCAGCAGCTGGAGGCGAGCCGGGCTACGATCGACTCGCTGCTGACCGACGGCTCCAAGCTGATGGACTCCTTCAGCCTCGTGGTCAAGGAGCTCGAGGAGTCGCGCGCCAAGGCCAAGGCTCTCGAGGAGGAGATCGCCGAGGCGTCGTCAAGAGCCGCCAGCGAGCGCTGCAACTGCTCGGGCTCGGAAGCCGCCGAGCTGAGGTCGGAGTTGGAGGCCGCGGAGGCCAGGTATCAAGAAGAGAAGATCCTTAGCACCGTGGAGACGCAGTGCGCGtacgagctcatggaccagatAAAGACTGAATCCGACCTGCGGCACGGCAAGCTCGCCGCGGCACTCGAGAGCGCCAAGTCCGAGGTCATCTTCCTCAAGGCGAGCCTGTTCGACAAGGAGTCCGAGCTACGGCGCGCCCTGGACGCGAACCAGAAGCTGCAGGCCGAGGCGAGAGCGGACACGTCGGCAGACGCGCTGAAAGAGCAGCTGCAGGGCGCGCTGCAGGAGAACGGGCAGCTGAAGCAGGAGCTACGCCAGTACGAGTCCGAGAAGGGCtccgcgacggcgaggacgccggaggccgacgcggcggaggcggcgaagaAAGGGGAGATGGAGACCGAGCTCCGCCGCCTGCGGGTGCAGGCCGAGCAGTGGCGGAAGGCCGCGGAGACGGCCATGGCGCTGCTGACGGTGGGCAAGGGCGGGAACGGCAAGGTCGTGGAGCGGAGCGAGTCGTGGGAGGGCGGCAAGTACGCGGGCCTGTGCGAGGACTTggaggacgacgcggcggcgaggaagaacGGCAACGTGCTGAGGAGGATCAGCGGGATGTGGAAGAAATGA
- the LOC117856069 gene encoding V-type proton ATPase subunit a1 produces MGVFDRLPPMDHLRSEKMCFVQLIIPAESSRVAVTYLGELGLLQFKDLNEDKSPFQRIFVNQVKRCAEMSRKLRFFSDQINKAGVRSSVRPALEPDIDLEELEARLGEHEHELLEMNTNSDKLQQTYNELLEFKLVLTKAGGILASSHNHAASAERELDENIYDREVDEGNAYLLEQGVHQGSSGNSGVRFVSGIILKSKALAFERMLFRATRGNMLFNQAPAGEPVTDPISGEEVEKTVFVVFFSGEQAKAKILKICDSFGASCYPVPEEMMKQRQIFNEVSARLSDLEVTLDAGIQHRNKALESVGSQLWRWTIMVKKEKAVYDTLNMLNFDVTKKCLVGEGWCPIFAKSQIKDCLQRATLHSNSQVGIIFHEMDTMESPPTYFRTDKFTNAFQEIVDAYGVARYQEANPAVYSVVTFPFLFAVMFGDWGHGICLLLGALVLILREKKLSSQKLGSFMEMAFGGRYVILLMAIFSIYCGLIYNEFFSVPFHIFGKSAYECREKSCSDAHTAGLIKVRDPYPFGVDPSWRGSRSELPFLNSLKMKMSILMGVAQMNLGIVLSYFDARFHGNALDIRYQFIPQMIFLNSLFGYLALLILIKWCTGSKADLYHVMIYMFLDPAGDLGENQLFWGQKELQILLLLLALVAVPWMLFPKPFILKKLHKERFQGHTYRFLGTSEMDPDSEPDSARARHDDFNFSEVFVHQMIHSIEFVLGAVSNTASYLRLWALSLAHSELSTVFYEKLLLLAWGYDSLIVKLGGLVVFAFATAFILLMMETLSAFLHALRLHWVEFMNKFYHGDGYKFKPFSFALLADDED; encoded by the exons ATGGGGGTGTTCGATCGGCTGCCCCCGATGGACCACCTGCGGTCCGAGAAGATGTGCTTCGTGCAGCTCATCATCCCCGCCGAGAGCTCGCGCGTCGCCGTCACCTACCTCGGCGAGCTCGGTCTCCTCCAGTTCAAGGAC TTGAACGAGGATAAGAGTCCTTTCCAGCGTATATTTGTCAACCAG GTAAAGAGATGTGCAGAAATGTCACGTAAACTAAGATTTTTCAGTGATCAGATCAACAAGGCAGGTGTAAGATCTTCAGTTCGACCTGCACTTGAACCTGATATTGATCTGGAGGAGCTAGAG GCAAGATTGGGTGAGCATGAGCATGAACTGCTTGAGATGAATACCAACAGTGACAAGTTACAACAGACATACAATGAACTTCTTGAATTCAAGCTTGTCTTGACCAAG GCAGGTGGCATCCTTGCTTCTTCTCACAACCATGCAGCTTCAGCTGAGCGGGAGCTAGATGAAAACATATATGACAGGGAAGTGGATGAGGGAAATGCCTATTTGCTCGAACAG GGAGTGCATCAAGGATCTTCTGGAAATTCTGGGGTGAGGTTTGTTAGTGGGATAATATTAAAGTCTAAGGCACTGGCTTTTGAACGGATGCTTTTCCGAGCTACAAGAGGAAATATGTTATTCAATCAGGCGCCTGCAGGGGAACCTGTAACTGATCCCATATCTGGTGAAGAG GTAGAGAAAACTGTTTTTGTAGTTTTCTTTTCTGGGGAACAAGCAAAAGCAAAGATACTAAAGATTTGTGATTCATTTGGAGCAAGTTGCTACCCTGTTCCTGAGGAGATGATGAAGCAGAGACAGATTTTCAATGAG GTATCAGCACGCCTCTCTGACCTGGAAGTTACTTTGGATGCTGGAATCCAGCACAGAAACAAAGCTCTTGAGTCAGTAGGATCACAATTGTGGAGGTGGACAATCATG GTTAAAAAGGAGAAAGCTGTATATGACACGCTGAACATGTTAAACTTTGATGTGACAAAGAAATGCCTTGTTGGAGAAGGATGGTGTCCTATATTTGCTAAATCTCAG ATCAAGGATTGTTTGCAGCGTGCAACACTTCACAGCAATTCACAAGTTGGAATAATATTTCATGAGATGGACACTATGGAATCACCACCTACATATTTCCGAACTGATAAATTTACCAACGCTTTCCAGGAAATTGTTGATGCATATGG TGTTGCTCGATATCAAGAAGCTAATCCAGCTGTATATTCTGTTGTGACATTCCCATTCCTTTTTGCTGTTATGTTTGGAGATTGGGGTCATGGGATATGTCTGTTACTAGGAGCTTTGGTTCTTATACTTCGTGAGAAGAAACTCTCCTCACAG AAGCTTGGCAGCTTTATGGAGATGGCATTTGGTGGACGATATGTCATTCTTCTGATGGCAATATTCTCAATATACTGTGGCCTTATATACAATGAGTTCTTCTCAGTTCCGTTTCATATATTTGGCAAATCTGCGTATGAATGCCGAGAAAAAAGCTGCAG TGATGCACATACTGCTGGTCTCATCAAAGTCCGTGATCCCTATCCTTTTGGGGTGGACCCAAGTTGGCGTGGAAGTCGGTCTGAGCTACCCTTTCTAAATTCGTTGAAGATGAAGATGTCTATACTAATGGGTGTTGCCCAGATGAACCTGGGGATTGTGTTAAGTTATTTTGATGCGCGGTTTCATGGAAATGCCCTTGACATAAG GTATCAGTTCATACCACAGATGATTTTTCTGAATAGCCTTTTTGGTTACTTAGCACTCCTGATTCTCATCAAATGGTGCACGGGCTCTAAAGCTGATCTTTATCACGTGATGATATACATGTTCCTTGATCCTGCTGGAGATCTTGGAGAAAATCAACTGTTTTGGGGCCAAAAGGAACTCCAG ATACTTTTGTTGCTTCTGGCTTTGGTAGCTGTTCCATGGATGCTCTTCCCAAAGCCTTTTATTTTGAAGAAACTTCACAAAGAG AGATTTCAAGGGCATACCTACCGTTTCCTAGGGACATCTGAAATGGATCCAGATTCTGAACCTGATTCAGCCCGAGCACGTCATGATGATTTCAACTTCAGTGAAGTTTTTGTCCATCAAATGATACATTCCATTGAGTTTGTACTTGGTGCAGTTTCAAATACTGCATCTTATCTTCGACTTTGGGCCCTGAG CTTGGCACATTCAGAGCTGTCAACAGTTTTCTATGAGAAGCTGCTGCTACTTGCCTGGGG GTATGATAGTCTTATCGTCAAGTTGGGGGGACTTGTAGTTTTTGCTTTTGCTACTGCCTTCATATTGCTCATGATGGAAACATTGAGTGCCTTCCTGCATGCATTGCGTCTGCACTGGGTTGAGTTTATGAACAAGTTCTACCATGGGGATGGCTACAAGTTCAAGCCATTTTCATTTGCTCTGCTAGCAGACGACGAGGACTGA